From Rutidosis leptorrhynchoides isolate AG116_Rl617_1_P2 chromosome 3, CSIRO_AGI_Rlap_v1, whole genome shotgun sequence, a single genomic window includes:
- the LOC139899253 gene encoding hyoscyamine 6-dioxygenase-like yields METLVSSWSKTCIKVPENYILPESQRAGSDEIHACKSFPLIDLSGNQSKAIQEILYACQEFGFFQVINHGVSEDLIDDTIKVIEEFFDLPNEEKAQLFSTDQNKACRLYTSSYNYNTEKVHFWRDGLRHPVHPLDEWVHLWPEKPTNYRDVVGKYSLELRKLTLRILELICEGLGIEAGYFEGDLSKNHVLSINHYPPCPDPSLTMGIPKHADANLITVLFQGNISGLQVLKNGQWLGVEPVPHAFVVNIGNQLEVISNGKLRSAEHRGVTNSKVSRTTIGSFILPNHETIIKPAKTMIESVPLYRPFKYKEFSKLYVDTFGDTDAVMEAFKIKT; encoded by the exons ATGGAGACTTTAGTTTCAAGCTGGTCTAAAACTTGTATTAAGGTACCAGAAAACTATATCTTACCCGAGAGCCAAAGGGCCGGTTCAGATGAGATTCATGCATGTAAAAGCTTCCCATTGATTGATCTATCTGGGAATCAAAGTAAAGCTATTCAAGAAATACTTTATGCTTGTCAAGAATTTGGGTTTTTTCAG GTGATCAACCATGGAGTTTCAGAAGATTTAATAGATGATACCATAAAAGTGATAGAAGAATTCTTCGATTTGCCCAATGAAGAGAAGGCACAACTATTCTCAACTGATCAAAATAAAGCTTGCAGATTATATACTAGCAGTTATAACTACAATACAGAAAAAGTTCATTTTTGGAGAGATGGTCTACGACACCCTGTTCATCCGCTAGACGAATGGGTTCACTTATGGCCTGAAAAACCTACCAACTACAG AGATGTTGTAGGAAAATACTCGTTGGAGTTACGCAAGCTGACATTGAGAATATTGGAGCTGATTTGTGAAGGATTAGGTATTGAAGCTGGATATTTTGAAGGTGACCTAAGCAAGAATCATGTGTTGTCGATCAACCACTATCCTCCATGCCCGGATCCAAGTTTGACAATGGGAATACCAAAGCATGCCGATGCTAATCTCATAACCGTGCTTTTTCAAGGCAATATTTCAGGGCTTCAGGTTCTTAAAAATGGGCAGTGGCTCGGTGTTGAGCCAGTGCCCCATGCTTTTGTGGTTAACATTGGCAACCAACTAGAG GTAATTAGCAATGGGAAGCTGAGAAGTGCAGAACATAGAGGGGTAACAAATTCGAAAGTATCTCGGACTACAATTGGGAGTTTCATACTTCCTAACCATGAGACCATTATTAAACCAGCGAAAACCATGATCGAAAGTGTTCCTCTTTATCGTCCCTTCAAGTACAAAGAATTCTCCAAGTTATATGTAGATACGTTTGGAGACACTGACGCAGTGATGGAGGCTTTTAAGATCAAAACTTAA